The following DNA comes from Salvelinus sp. IW2-2015 linkage group LG1, ASM291031v2, whole genome shotgun sequence.
TCAGTCACAGGTCATTTGCTACCCCCTATTGACAATTTGGAAATATTGGGATCCTTGCGATATTTACCAATACAAACACGTATGCTGGCAGGTAGATGCACAAGTatgcacacaggcaggcagacacaagcatgcatgcacacacacacattttcttggACCTTGCTAACCAGTGTTTTCTCCTCCATATCATCTGATTACAATTCtatctatgtgtgtgtacatagcccatctgtaaatagcccatccaactacctcatcccccatactgttatttattttgctcctttgcaccccagtatctctacttgcacactcatcttctgcacatctaccactccagtgtgTAATTGCTTTATTGTAggtatttcgccactatggcctatttattgcctcatttacacacactgtatatagactttttctattgtattattgactccATGTTtgattattccatgtgtaactctgtgttgttgtttgtgttgcactgctttgctttatcttggccaggtcgcagttgtaaatgagaacttgttctcaactggcctacctgcttaaataaaggtgaaataaaataaaataaataaaagtgtggtTGGGTCTTGCAAACATCACGTGACTGATTAAACATTTACCTCACATGTTCAGCCAATCCAAAGACATCTCACACTGCTGCCATTTTCATAAAGGGATCAAGCTGTCATGGTGGGGAGAAATTCTTCATTGGCTATCTTTAGTTCCCTCATTATATAATACCATGAGTCATGGGTTAATGCCATACTTTTAGCCTTCACTGTCTATTCTGGCAAATGTTATACTTCCAACGTCATATACACGTTCATGATCTCTAAGGGCTAAATGCTCTATATCCTCCCGTACACAGAAAATGGTCTTTATCAAAACCATCCTGACATTTGAACACTCCTCAATGAGAAAACccaacctttgggatgaactatTGAAGTGTGAGGCAAAATGAGAAGGAAAACAAAGACAAGACAAAAGACCGGAAAAGGAAGAGAAGGGATGCCTATTAGTCTGCACTGTATAAAGGCCAGTGATGATTAGAGAAATGTATGgacatatagtgtgtgtgtgtgtgtgtgtgtgtgtgtgtgtgtgtgtgggtgcgtgcgtgcgtgcgtgcgtgcgtgcgtgcgtgcgtgcgtgcgtgcgtgcgtgcatacaagtgtgtgtgtgagtgagtgcgtgagGGAGAAAGAAACACACAGCAAAACTGCATTTGTGGTGTACTGATTCATGAATGTCCTCCTgtgtggctcagctggtagagcatggtgcttgcaacgtcaGGGTCGTGGGTTCAAATCCCAAGGGGGAAAAGTGCAAAAACAGATCTTTTTTTTCATAAGTCAAATGAATGACAAGAACCATTGCTTGGAAAATGTGCCCTAACATAAAACGCAGCAATGTCACTTCCAAGGAAGTGTTATGAATATACACTTATACCAAAGCTTTGCTGTTGCAGTTTCAAACCACGTGCATGTTCTACAAACTCCGGATGACAAGAAAGGGAACGTCAAAACAAATGTAGTCATTAAGTCCTGTGTAGCAGATAGTATCTGGAAGGCTGTACTAAACTAACACCTCCACTGAAACCGATGGTAATTAGTAGCTGCTAATCCTGACAGCGGATACATCAGGCCCACTAAATGAGATCTAGCGCTTCACACAGTTGTCCACAAATTAGCTACTAGCATCATTAATTAATGAGCTAATTAACTTGATGTTGGACCGGATCCCTTCTGAAGTGAACATGACTATGTTTTGGATCAAAATGGTATAACTACATTGATATGTATAGCCTAAAGTTCAACTGAATGGAAAAAtactctctctagctctccagTAGCCTATGTCCTCTGTGAGGTGTGCAAAGGGCTAAGCCGTGCGAAGCGGGAAGCGGGGCTGCGGTTCCAATGTTATGTTGGGCTTAATTAGTGCTCAGTCTGTCTCCAGGTCTCTTTCTCCAATAggtcaaatcaaaccaaatgccACAGTCCTGTAATGGGGACACGGTGTCACAGGAGGCACAATGCTACTGAGCAGACATGTTGGGTCTAAATGGTTTAGCAGCAGCTCTttaaacactgtactgtactcatcATAAACTATTATATAGAAGAAATATGGGGCCAACATGGGACAGGCCAGGCCTAGACACTCCCAAAATGACCAATCCATGCATTCCATACCGGCTATAAATATGAATGATAATCCCACTCCCAGCTCATCATCGCAAAGGGCAAAATCTATATTGGTTGTAAATTATAGATCCATGGGAAAGGTCACTTACTTTAACAAAAATCTGTTGGTGGCTCAAGAAACATGGAGAGAGGAGATCTGACAGCTCACTAGGGTATGCAGGCTTGTCAGTTGTGAGCTGTGATCAGACATAATATAACTTCCTTCCATAGATGTCTAATAGGTACACTYgacacactggacacactggAAAATATGTCAAGGAGCAAACGTGAAGAATTCATCATCCATCTAGCAATATCAGATATTCAGAGATTTACAACTGTCAAGGTCTTTAATCATTTGAATTTCTTCCACCTTTCTGTCTTTACACTGGCCTTCTCTTTCacgccatctctcctcctctgttcattCTATCCCTCCTCATCTGTCTTCTTTATGTTGATCTGATCCAGTGCTCTCATGTTGGCCTCGCTGTAGCAGTGTGTCTCTCATCCCGTATGTCCACTCTCCTTTGTTTAtccatccatctttctctcctcccttgatctctctgtctccccacttGTCTGCAGCCTGCCTCCCGTTACCTACCCCCAGTTGTGTCTTAATCCCACCTCCCTTTGATTTACCGTGGATAAACCGTATCTCTGTGTCAACGCCACAGCTGGGGGTGGCGTTGACACCTAGATCTGCCCTTTGAGTTATAGTCAATGTAAATCACACGTACATCCTTTTTTGCCCTGTACATGCTTCCCCTTAGTGACATCATAACATTCAGTTTCACTGCtctgcagatgacacacagctttaTTTACCAATCAGACCCAGTGACCAAGCTAGCGTGGCTATCCTCCACAAGTGTCTTGCTGGCATCAAATGTTGGATGTCTGACAATTTTCTCCAGCTCAATGATACGAAATCAGAGgttgttttatttggcccccaccTTGCTAGAACCTAGATTGTAAATAACCTTGGTCATTTGTCCACCAAAGTAAAGTCTACGGCCAGAAACCTTCTTTGACCCTGACTAAACCTCAACCTGCATGTAAAGAATGTTGTCCAGTCCTGCTTTTATCATCCAAGAAATAAAGCTAAAGTCAAGTATTTTATTTTAGTCACTGATCTGGAGAAAGTGATATATGCTTTTATTTCCTCACGCCTAAATTACTGTAACTCTTTGTATACGTCTCAGTCAGAAATCACTCCATCGTCTACAGGTagtttaaaactctgcagctgagCTTTTAACAGGCACCAGGAAATGTAACCATATCACCTATTTTAGCTTCTCTACACTGGCTACCAGTCACTGTTGGAATAGATTCAGAACGTTTAAGGTTTGGCTTGGTTTAGCCCCATCGTATATCTCAGATATTTTATCTCCCTATGAGCCAGGACGCAGCCTGAGATCCTCTGGCAGGGCACTTTTGACCATTCCAAAGTCTAGTTTGAAAACGAAAGACCAGGCATTTTTCCGATTAGGGCCCCTAGACTTTGGAATGGTCTGCCAGAGATGCTTTTAATGTATGATTTTAATTAGCTATCTTTTTTcactctctttcctctggtctgttgCTTTGTTactacttttattttattattttatgataTGAAGCACTTTTATTTGTAttgaaaagcgctatacaaataaagtcattattattattacataattTTTACATAAAACTACAGTTTGACTAGGAAACTCAGAAGGACAGGTACAACAACTTAAATTGAACATCACAATGGACACATCACAATTTTCCATTTCTGACACAATCCAaacagtatgcctacacattgCAACTACCAAACATTGACATTGATATTGGTACTCCTTGCTGTAACTTTGATGTTCATCCGTTGGTCTCTAGCTGTGGCTATACGATGTTCTCCCAGGGTTGTGTTTTCTAATTGACCCAATCGGTTAGCTCCCCTACGAGAGCACTTGTCTATTCACTGCAAAGTGGGACCACGAAGTGGAGTGGGCCTCTGAAGGGGGGATGGGCACTGAATTAGGTTAAATAATTCAGTTGATGGAAAAAATAATTAATGGGCACGCCAATAGACAAGCCAGAAGAGaccagagggaggggggggggcacttgtgtgtgtgtgtgtggtgtgtgtgtgaggtgtgtgtgtgtgagaagggaCGCACAGGTGGATGGGAGAGGTTCTAATCTAAAGGCCATGAATGATTTAACAGCGGGACAGGACAGGAATGACAATTTCAGTGACGGCACACGACAAACCAGGTCTGCCAATTATGCCTGGCATTTTCCTGTCTTCTTTACTGTGTACTTTATACACCCACTGTCAAATTGATGACTGGGGAGGCAGTGCGGAATCTACCTCTTAATAGACCTGGTCAAATAAATACCTCGTGTTACGGGTGTATTGGGGAAGCTGGGAGAAGTGCCAAGGTGGTACAGGATCCGAGGAGAAAAAATTATAGACATTTTTATTTACTAAACTTGTGAAATGAATGGTAactaataaaatgtttaaatactGTATGTGCCTGACCTGAACTCATCCATTCCACCACCAATTGGGTAGGTAAcatttatactgaacacaaatataaatgcaacatgcacaatttcaaagattttactgagatacagttcatatgaggaagtcagtcaattaaaataaataaattaggccctaatctatggattttacataactgggcaagggcgcagccatgggtggacctgggagggcataggcccacccacttggtagCCAGGTcaacccactggggagtcaggcccagccaataagaatgagtatttctccacaaaagggctttattacagacagaaatactcctcagcaccccctcagacaatcccgcaggtgaagaagccggatgtggaggtcctgggctggcgtggtcacatgtggtctgcggttgtgagtcaggttggaggtactgccaaattctctagaaCTTGTATATATTCAACCCAGTGAAAACTGTCTGATGAAGACAGGTTAGATCCCTTACACTTAGATCTGGTTGTTTGTACTAGTTGACAAGGTGTAAGAAATCTTGAGACTAAAGGTAAGAAATCTTCAACTCTAGCGTTTCCACTGAAGACAGTTTTACAGAGATTTTATGACGGATAGTTCAAGTTGTCCATGCCTACCAATCTTTCATGAAAAAGCAGTAGCTATCAGGGTCGCGGTCGACTCAGTAACACACCGCTGCCTGACTATACAGCCTGTAAATTATGTGTAAAGAAACCAAACACCAGTGTTTCATCCAAACACTCAGGCTGATTTGGCTGGTAACAATGAGTCTTATTCTATTCCTCTCTGGTAAATCCCTCTGTGTCGTTCTTCTGTTCCACACCACACATGTCAAAATCGAACCTCATCGAGTCAGGGTTTAATCCCTCAAGCTTGTCATGCATCTCCAGATGGGCAACTTTCAAGCCTTTTTTGGGGCTTTTTTTTGTGCTTGTTTATTTATTGATGTTAAAGCTGGAGATCCTCAGAGGACAGTAGCCAGCTGTTGCGTTTTGGCGGCACTCCACAGAGATGTGGAGGATCGTTATCCTCTTGATCGCTTAGCTGTCactgcattctctctctttctctcctgctgcCCAAATCAGGAGGTGGAACCTGACAAAGCGTAAAACTTGTTTATCTTCTATTAAGTGAGGGCTTACTTGTTCTTATTCAAATGCTGAATGAGTTATTTTATTCTCATAATAATCTCTACTTCAACATTCCTTCTTTCCCATTTTTATGTTTAATCTTGATTGCTTTGCTAAGTCATCCTTCAAACATCTTACCAATAATAGAATACTCGGCCCACCTCATTTGGACTAGCAATAGCTAAATAGTACGTGTTGAGGGTTTAGAACGTTTAGGCCTAGCATACTTTGAAGTTGATTGGGATATGTAAGAGTTCCACTGCTCTTACCTGTGCCTTCATGTTTGAACAATAATACTCTCTGAGTGTACCTGTGTCAAATTCAGGTCCTCTGGTTAAACTTCCTACCAGAATAGTTTTTTTACAAGGTATTTGGATATTTAATTAGGAAAACAAGTTGATAAATTTCTAAATCTTGCCTATAATCAGACCTTTcctttaataatataataataatgacacttttatccaaagtgactgacAGTCATGCGCGAATACATTTGACATATGGGTAGCCccagcgggaatcgaacccacgacTCTTGGCATTCGTTACAAGCACCATGCCTTACCGACAGAGACTGAAGACACATATGCATACAACTCTAACAATATACCCATTATAACCCTTTCTATTTTTCAGAGAGGCCTATGACAAGGAGAAACACACATTAGAGAATAATGGAAGAAGAAGTGATACAAGAAGGCATAGGCAGATCGGAGTTTCTCATACTATTATAGAACTGTTGAACTGTTTTAGTGTAAGAACAATTGAGTGCTCATCTGTCTagaattctttattttttaatggAAACTGTAGTGACATTTATTGAGAAACTGAGCAGCCAATTCCCccaaatacacacgcacacacaacaatacactccTCTCTGACTCACCTGTCCATTCTTCTTCAGGTCGGCCCACATGCTGGTCCCGTCTCCGCCCCTCATCAGGACATGGTAMGTGAAGAAGTAGATGCCAGGTAGGGGGCAGGTGAACTTGCCAGTGCTGGGTTCATAGTAGTTCCCCACATTTGTCACCACGTCGTCAAACCTCAACACTTCACTCCCTTCATGCTGTTTACGGAGGCCTGCATAAAAGGCAATCTTGGGGCTGTAGAAGGAGGGGACGTAGCCCCCTGGGCCAGGGCCGGCGGGCCCGGGGGGGCCTGGCTTGCCTGGTTCTCCAGGGGGACCTCTGYGGCCTGGGGGGCCAGGGGGTCCAGGGCTCCCACGAAACCCAGATTTTCCCCTTCTCCCTGTGAAGTCTGGGGGTTGGGGGGAGACAGCAGTCAGCTCGTGGCTTCCCTGTGGGGGGGTGAAAGAGTCACACACCATCTTGCAGCTGCCGAGCATCTCATAGTGGGTGCTCCCGCCCCCAGACGCGCCCCCTTTGGTGGTGTGAACCAATAAGGGGATGGCAACCAGCAGAACCAGCACCATGGCCACGCCCACTCCTGCCCCGATGACACGTTTCCTGCGGCTGAGCCGGGTGGCGGCCAGCGTAAGGAAGTCCTCCTCCCCCTTGGCCGGAATGGTGGTGCCGGCCAGAATGAACTCTGGGATAACCGGAACTAAGGGgaaagatggtgagagagaggcgCTGAGGGGGAtaggggaggaggcagagaggttCTACACCGCGAGTAGGAGGTGAGGTAGTTAGGTAAAATAAAGGGAAAGAAGGGGTAAATGAGGGAGAGTGAAAGGGTAAGAGGGTTATGAGGAGAGACTGGAAATACAGGAGATTTCAATGTAAAGAAAGGAATGAGATGTTATAGGACACTGAAGGAACAACAAAGCTCAGGAGTTGTTGAAGTCAAATGTCAGGAGGAGAAACATGTTTTTCCATTccataaataaaaatgtcaaaaatgacTATGTTTATCTTTGGATTTCTCAACACCTTTTTCTTCACATCTATTTTTGAAGATTGGACTTTTCGTCAGCAAAGCAATATTTATTCACTTTTTTCATCCCTATTTTCAGTAAAGATCTCACTGATATCAAAAGTAGTATGTTATTATCTTTGGAGGACTAGAGGTGAAACCAGCCAGTTGAGTGTGGACACCTTCTCCGCGTTACATACATGGGTTGAAACTGACTAAGTCACACATCCAGTTCTTTGGAAGGATAAATACAAGGGTTTTCCCTGGGATAGAATATAGTAGATTGTAGATGGTTCTAGAGGGttctttaaaaatataaatatttttcagACAGAATGGCAGCAGAATCTCCTGGTGAAATGTTCTTATATTTCTCAGTTGGAGAGCTGTCAGGTGGGGTCTGCTGCTCCAGTATTCCCACTGGAGTCCATCTCACCCAAGGAATTCACTTGTCTGGTCCAAGGATCAGTGGAAGGGAATGGAAAAAATGCTTAAATCTCTGGTCTTTTTTTCCTTCCTCTTTCCTTGTGCTTCTCTTTCTCTATGTATTTTTAATTTGCTTAATCCTGGGTGTGTTTTCCTCATGGGTAGACTAACACATTCCCCtctcagatatatatttttttaagtcagTATTTATCAAAACACAGTGTTGAGAAAATGTTCTGTTCCTCATGAAAACGTGTTCCTCTGTTTTTTTGTGGCGCGCTGAGTCGTAGCAGAGAATATCTCAGGTTCCACTGTTTGCTTCCGAATCAGACATCTTGTGCCAGGAGCATTCTATTGGGGGAAGGAAATATATTTTGAGATTGACCTGACTAAATGAATACAGTATTTTTTCACTATGGGCTTGGGTTATGCCATAGTTATCTATGATCAGATACAATGAAGGGTAGATAATATCTAACCATTATCACAAATCAACTCACTAACACAATTACTGCAAAGCAGTAAAGTGTTTAAATTATCCTATTGGGACTGAGCTACATTTGATGTAAAAAAATGCAAGAAGTGTAAAGTAACATGATTTAAAACTATATTCCTAAATGGTTACATTTGTGCAAGATTGAACATTTACTTTGTGGATAAATGTGAGACTATTTGTTCtttggaataataataataatagtaataatcaaataaataataatagccaggcctaataataattttaaaccaAAAAGGTGCTTTGCATAATAAACTGGATTAGTAAATTCTTTGGACATATGATAGTCAATGAATTATCAGTAGTAACATAACTTTATTCAAGCATTCAAACACATTTCGATATTTCATGTGACCATTTACATTTATTATGTTCCTAAAAATGAAAAGATATATGAGCGATAGAGAGACTAATTTAAAACAAATCTGTAAAACgtttgtaaaaatatatacataaatcGTTGCTCACCTTTTCCTCCTCGCTGCTCAATAGAAGTGTCGATAATCTGCGATACGACGTGGTATGGTGATTTTCTCAGCCAAATGCAGTCAGACTTTCAACGTGGTCGAGAAATCTGCGAGGACAGCTCATCCTCACCTTCGCCTTGGTGAGATGCCAAGCTATAGAGTAGTCCGACGAACTCGAAAACTAACAGCAAGTCCACTTTCCGTTTTTTTCTAATTTGACCAAAATTGTTGTCGTAAACCACAAACTATTCACTCTGATTAAAGGCTAGCCTACTACAATGAGCTGTCGTGCGCCGAGCGTTATTTTTTTCAGTCAGTGCGTAACAGATCACCCGGTCATCAACACCCTAGGCAAATAGACAGTGACTTAACTAATTAACTTTTCACGTCCTTTTTATGGTCTAAAATATTCTAACGATACATTTTGTAGATTTTAATCTTGAAATCTACTGGTAAACATCTTTACCGAAATGC
Coding sequences within:
- the c1ql4b gene encoding complement C1q-like protein 4; amino-acid sequence: MVLVLLVAIPLLVHTTKGGASGGGSTHYEMLGSCKMVCDSFTPPQGSHELTAVSPQPPDFTGRRGKSGFRGSPGPPGPPGXRGPPGEPGKPGPPGPAGPGPGGYVPSFYSPKIAFYAGLRKQHEGSEVLRFDDVVTNVGNYYEPSTGKFTCPLPGIYFFTYHVLMRGGDGTSMWADLKKNGQVRASAIAQDADLNYDYASNSVILHLDVGDEVCVQLDGGKVHGGNTNKYSTFSGFLIYPD